AACTGGCGAAAGCCGGTCTCACCGTGAACGGTTCCAACCCCTGGGACCCGCAAATCCATAATGCCCAAACCTACTGGCGGGTGTTGCGCGACGGCACGCTCGGGGCCGGGGAAAGTTACATGGATCACTGGTGGGACTGCGAACAACTGGACGAAATGATTACCCGCGCCATGACCGCCAAACTGGACGAATCCTTGACCGGGCGCTGGATCTTCATCAAACATTGGCTGATGGCGCGTTTGACGAATATGCAATCGGAAAAGCGCGCCTATCAAGTTGGTGAGCAACATTATGACGTCGGCAATGACCTCTACGAAGCCATGCTGGACCCGACTATGGCCTATTCCTGCGGTTATTGGAAAAACGCCGACAGCCTGCATCAGGCCCAAGAAGCCAAGTTGGACTTGATTTGCCAGAAACTGGAGTTGCAACCCAATGAAACGGTGCTTGATATTGGGTGTGGTTGGGGCAGTTTCGCCGAATTGGCGGCGCGCAAATATGGGGTGCACGTCACCGGTTTGACCATTTCGCGTGAACAGCAACAGCTCGCCGAACAGCGTTGCAAAGACTTGCCGGTAACCATTGAACTCAAAGACTACCGTAAAATGGAAGGCACGTTCGACAAGCTGGTGTCCATCGGCATGTTCGAGCACGTCGGGCCAAAAAATTACGACACCTACATGCGCACCGCTTACGACTTGATGAAAGACGACGGGATTTTCGTACTGCACACCATCGGCAGCGACAAGTCGTTTTACGTCACCAATCCGTGGATTCACAAATACATTTTCCCGAACGGTTCGATTCCGTCGTTGGCGCAAATCAATAAGGCGGCGGAACCCTATTTTGTGGTGGAAGACGTGCACAATTTCGGGCCGGATTACGACCGCACCTTGATGGCGTGGCAACGCAATTTCGACCAGGCCTGGCCGGATTTGCAAGACCGTTACGACAGCCGTTTTTATCGGATGTGGAATTATTATCTGAAAATTTCCGCCGGGGCTTTCCGAAGCCGTTCCCTACAGTTGTATCAAGTGGTGCTGCGTAAACGTCTGACGCCGCTGGATCCCTATCACAGCAAACGCTGAAGAAGGTTGGAGCCTAATCGGGCCTCAAACATGACGAATGTCGCGAATGTGTATTGGCTCTCGGCGCTTTGCCGTGGATGAGTCATGGTAATGGAAATAAAGGGCCTCGGACTGGCTCAGCCAAGCGGTTAGATAACGCTTGGCGTTGCCGACGGCCTCTTCCAGTGTTCTTCCTTGGGCCAGCTCGGTGGCGATGGCGGATGAAAACACGCAGCCGGTACCGTGGGTGTGGGTGGTGGACACCCGCGGGCTGGAGAAGCGTTTCGGTTCGGACTTAACGCCGCGGGTTGGCTGAATCAAAATGTCGGCTGCCGCATCGGTTTCCCCGCTGTGGCCGCCTTTGAGCACGGCCGCTTGAACGCCCATCTCACACAACGCCTTTTCGATTTCAACCAGATCATCGGCCGGCGTTTCCGGCGCACGGTCCAACAGGTGATTCAACTCCGGTAAATTGGGGGTGATGACGTCGGCCAGCGGAAACAATTTTTCCACTAGAATGCTGACGGCGTCGGCGGCCAACAACGGGTGCCCGCTGGAGCTGACCAGCACCGTATCCAGCACCACGGCACTGGTTGGGTGACGTTGCAACGTCGTGGCGACCACGTCAATCAATTCCGCATTGGCGAGCATGCCGATTTTGACGGCGTCGATTTGCACATCCTCGAACAAGGCCTGCAATTGGTGGTGTAACGTTTCTGCCGCTAAAGCTTCCACCTGTTGTACGCCCTGCGAATTTTGCGCTGTCACCGCGGTAAGGGCGCTGAAACCGTAACCGCCCAAAGCGTGGATGGTTTTCAAATCGGCTTGAATGCCGGCACCGCCGTAAGGGTCGGAACCCGCAATGGTCAAAACGGTTGGTGTGGTGGGGCGCATAAAGGATTTTTCCTTATCGAAAGGTTGTCTCGTCATTGGGCCTTTTCGACCAGGCCTGGTAGTTTTCGGCAAACCGGGTTTGCAGGGTGTTGAGGTGTTCGGCGCCGTCGGCTTGATGCAATTGTAACCCTTGAATCATTGCCACGCCATTGGCGCCGGCGCGCACCACGGCGCCCAGTTGTTCCAATCCAATCCCGCCGATGGCAACCACCGGTATTGGCAGCGAACGGTTCCAATGGCTTAGATTGTCCAGCCCGACCGCTGGATAGTCGAGTTGTTTGCTTTGGGTGCCGAAAATCGGGCCGATGGCGAGATACGACGGTTGCAACGGCAAGGCGGTTTCGATTTCCGACGGATTATGGGTGCTGACGCCAAGCCGTAAACCGGCTTGAAACAGTGATTGGGCATCGGCGGTGTGCAAATCTTCCTGGCCGAGATGCACGCCGTAAGCGCCCAATTCGATGGCGATTTGCCAGTAATCGTTGATGAACAAACGGGCATTGTAGGTTTCCGCCAAGCGCACGGTGGCGGCGAGTTCTTGGCGCAAAGCCTTGCCCTGCAAATCCTTAATGCGGACTTGCAGGGTGGTGATACCGTTTTGGAACAACAAAGCGGCGTCTTCGGCGCGGTTGACCAACGGATAAAGCCCCAGCGGTTGCTCGGGCGTTTGGCAAGATGGAAACTGCATTTTGACCAGACCTGCTTTCATTAGGATGACACTAGAACGACACTAGAACAGCACTAGGTCGAAGAGTTTTCTTGATGCCAGAAAGGCGTGCCGACCACCGGAGTGGACGGCACCGCCAGGTTGCGTTCCGGCATGGTGCCGGCCTGGCGGCCGTAAAAACCAGCTTCCACCGCAGACTTGAAAGCGCGGGCCATCTTTTCCGGTTGCGGCGACAGCGCCACGGCGGAATTGAGTAAAACACCGTCGTAACCCATTTCCAGCGCTTGAACCGCATGGGACGGTTTGCCGATACCGGCGTCCACAATCAGGTTCAACTCCGGAAAGCGTTCCCGCAAAATGCCCAGGTTGTAAGGGTTCATCAGCCCTTTGCCCGACCCGATGGGCGAGCCCCACGGCATGAGAATTCGGCAACCGGCATCGACCAGTTTTTGCGCCAGCACCAAATCGTCAGTGGTGTAAGGGAAGACCTCGAAACCGTCCTTAACCAGCGCTTCCGCCGCTTTGACCAGTTCGAAAGGGTCGGGTTGCAGTGTGTATTGGTCGCCGATGACTTCCAGTTTCACCCAGTGGGTCTGAAAGACTTCGCGTGCCATTTGCGCGGTGGTGATGGCTTCTTTGGCGGAGTGACAACCGGCGGTATTCGGCAGAACCTTGACGTTCAGGGCTTGAATTCGCTGCCAGAAATCCTGACCGGCCGCATCGCCCGCCGCCTGACGGCGCAGCGAGACCGTGACGATTTCCGAACCGGAAGCGTGCACGGAGGCTTGCATCGCCTGAGGTGACGAATACAGGGCGGAGCCGATCAACAAGCGGCTGTTCAGGGTTTCGCCGCCGATGTGCCAAGTCATGTCGTTTTGTGCGGAAGGGGTGTGTGTTGAAGTTGTTTGTGCCGGCATATTCAACCTCCTTGCATCGGCGCGACGATTTCAATGCGGTCGCCGTCTTGTAAAGCCGTTTCCCGGTATTGACCGCGCGGAACGAAGGTTTCGTTGACCGCCACGGCAAACTGGTTCGGTTGGTAGCCGAGTTGTTCCAGTAACGCTTGCAAATTCGGCAAAGTGTCGAAAGCCTGCGGTTGATCGTTAATCAAAAGTGTCATAGTCGTTTCCTATTCTGTGCGTTTTGGCCGTCGATATCATTAAGCGGCATCGGCGGTGGCAAAACCGCTTTCCATCAATGCCTGCTCCACCACCGCGGGCGTCAGTAGATAACCGTGACGATACAGGCCGTTGATTCGAGTGACTTGTGGTTCATGCCGAATCGACGGCAGGTTATCGTCCAATGCCGGGCGGCAGTTGGTCAGGCTGTTGACGATGCGTGCTTCGCCGAAACCGGGGTGCAAACTGTAGGCCGCCGACAGCAGTTCCAGACTGGAACGTACCGACATGGAGCTCATGTCATCGCTTTCGATTTCGGTGGCGCCGATGACGTAACGGTGCGGCGTATCGGCGGACGGGCGCGGTACGATGTAAATGCGGTAACGCGGGTGCATCAAACGCACCGGTCGGGTCAGTTTGACATCGGGAGCATCCAACCAGAAGACTTCGCCGCGTACGCCGCGCAAGTCGGTGACGTCTTTTTTGGCACCGAGCCCTCGGGTGTCGAACGCCCAATCGAATGTGAAGGGATTCGAACCGACGTGAATGCATCCGTCTTTCAGGTCGGTGACTTCGGCGTGGGTGTGCCAAATGACCTCTGGGTGTTCGCGCAGGTAGCTTCGGCTTCGATCCATAAAGCGTTGGGCATTGACCTGACCTT
The nucleotide sequence above comes from Hydrogenovibrio thermophilus. Encoded proteins:
- the cfa gene encoding cyclopropane fatty acyl phospholipid synthase encodes the protein MRHSTVLADKEVRAGTLVSGRLGKAADFLESQLAKAGLTVNGSNPWDPQIHNAQTYWRVLRDGTLGAGESYMDHWWDCEQLDEMITRAMTAKLDESLTGRWIFIKHWLMARLTNMQSEKRAYQVGEQHYDVGNDLYEAMLDPTMAYSCGYWKNADSLHQAQEAKLDLICQKLELQPNETVLDIGCGWGSFAELAARKYGVHVTGLTISREQQQLAEQRCKDLPVTIELKDYRKMEGTFDKLVSIGMFEHVGPKNYDTYMRTAYDLMKDDGIFVLHTIGSDKSFYVTNPWIHKYIFPNGSIPSLAQINKAAEPYFVVEDVHNFGPDYDRTLMAWQRNFDQAWPDLQDRYDSRFYRMWNYYLKISAGAFRSRSLQLYQVVLRKRLTPLDPYHSKR
- the thiD gene encoding bifunctional hydroxymethylpyrimidine kinase/phosphomethylpyrimidine kinase, whose translation is MTRQPFDKEKSFMRPTTPTVLTIAGSDPYGGAGIQADLKTIHALGGYGFSALTAVTAQNSQGVQQVEALAAETLHHQLQALFEDVQIDAVKIGMLANAELIDVVATTLQRHPTSAVVLDTVLVSSSGHPLLAADAVSILVEKLFPLADVITPNLPELNHLLDRAPETPADDLVEIEKALCEMGVQAAVLKGGHSGETDAAADILIQPTRGVKSEPKRFSSPRVSTTHTHGTGCVFSSAIATELAQGRTLEEAVGNAKRYLTAWLSQSEALYFHYHDSSTAKRREPIHIRDIRHV
- the thiE gene encoding thiamine phosphate synthase, coding for MKAGLVKMQFPSCQTPEQPLGLYPLVNRAEDAALLFQNGITTLQVRIKDLQGKALRQELAATVRLAETYNARLFINDYWQIAIELGAYGVHLGQEDLHTADAQSLFQAGLRLGVSTHNPSEIETALPLQPSYLAIGPIFGTQSKQLDYPAVGLDNLSHWNRSLPIPVVAIGGIGLEQLGAVVRAGANGVAMIQGLQLHQADGAEHLNTLQTRFAENYQAWSKRPNDETTFR
- a CDS encoding thiazole synthase; the protein is MPAQTTSTHTPSAQNDMTWHIGGETLNSRLLIGSALYSSPQAMQASVHASGSEIVTVSLRRQAAGDAAGQDFWQRIQALNVKVLPNTAGCHSAKEAITTAQMAREVFQTHWVKLEVIGDQYTLQPDPFELVKAAEALVKDGFEVFPYTTDDLVLAQKLVDAGCRILMPWGSPIGSGKGLMNPYNLGILRERFPELNLIVDAGIGKPSHAVQALEMGYDGVLLNSAVALSPQPEKMARAFKSAVEAGFYGRQAGTMPERNLAVPSTPVVGTPFWHQENSST
- the thiS gene encoding sulfur carrier protein ThiS, which translates into the protein MTLLINDQPQAFDTLPNLQALLEQLGYQPNQFAVAVNETFVPRGQYRETALQDGDRIEIVAPMQGG
- a CDS encoding FAD-dependent oxidoreductase, encoding MKHVTKQHLGIAGAGLVGRMLALKLLAQGHRVTLFEKDSDESENAAARVAAGMLAPFAELETAESDIFDLGQRSIQIWPGLLEQLGIPDALQQAGSVITAHPADMAELERFMAQLRAKAKSPDAAESIQALDPNALQQLEPDLSHHSRGFFLPSEGQVNAQRFMDRSRSYLREHPEVIWHTHAEVTDLKDGCIHVGSNPFTFDWAFDTRGLGAKKDVTDLRGVRGEVFWLDAPDVKLTRPVRLMHPRYRIYIVPRPSADTPHRYVIGATEIESDDMSSMSVRSSLELLSAAYSLHPGFGEARIVNSLTNCRPALDDNLPSIRHEPQVTRINGLYRHGYLLTPAVVEQALMESGFATADAA